Genomic segment of Mucilaginibacter sabulilitoris:
GATAGGCAAAATTTTTGCCGAGTGGAACGAAGGCAGGCTGCAATCATTCCTGCTGGATATTACCAAAGACATTTTCAAATACAAAGCGCCGGGTACCGATCATTTATTGTTAGATGATATTAAGGACGAAGCCCGCGCTAAAGGTACCGGTAAATGGACATCGCAAGTGGCCATGGACCTGCAGGCACCTATCCCAACTGTGGATACTTCGGTAGCCATGCGCGACCTTTCAAAATACAAACAGCTGCGCGAAAAAGCGGCTGCCCTCTATGCTAAAGATCCAATTGCACTTGATGTTGATAAAACGGAATTTGTAGCTGCCTTAGAACAGGCATTTTACTTCACCATGATCATCAGCTATGCACAGGGTATGCACCTGTTGTCAAACGCATCGGCAGAGTATAAATATGACCTGCATCTTGGCGAAATAGCTAAGATCTGGCGCGGTGGCTGTATCATCCGCTCAAAATTCCTGAACGATATTTTTAAAGCATACGAAAAAAATGCCGGTTTAGAGCACCTGCTGCTTGATACTAATGTAGAAGCTTTGGTTCAGGGTACTGTACCGGGTATCAGGACGGTATTATCAAAAACCATCGCTGCGGGTATTGCCGCGCCGGGTTATACTGCATCGTTAAGCTATTTTGATGCTTTCCGCAGCGCCAGGATGCCATCAAACCTTATACAGGCCCAGCGCGACTATTTTGGAGCACACACATATGAGCTGATTGGTAAAGAGGGTACATTCCATACACAATGGGCACCAGTTAGTTAGGGTTGGGTTGCGGGATTCCTGGTTCGGGGGCAGCATGTATGAAACCCAGCAACAGAAATCCCGCAAAACACAGTTTACACAAACCTCGCAACACGCAACAGAAACAAAATGAGCACACAAACCAAATCAGATCCTACCATATTCATCATTTTTGGTGGTACCGGAGATTTAAACTCCCGGAAAATTGCACCCGCCCTTTACAATCTTTTTTTAGATGGCTGGATGCCTAAACAATTTTCGATCATTGGAACCGGGCGTACCAAACTTACCGACGAGCAATTCAGAGAGAATTTATATAAAGACATTAACCAGTTTTCGCGCAGCGGTAAAACCGACGATAAAAAATGGGCCGACTTTGTAAAAAATATCTATTATCAGGTATCGGATGCCAACGATTTTGAAACTTACAAGGAGTTTGGCAAACGTATTGAAAAACACAATGCCGAATGGAAAACCAAAGCCAACGTATTGTTTTACCTGGCTGTGGCCCCGAATTTCTTCCCGATAATTGCCTCCAATATATCAAAAGCTAAACTGGCCGATGATAAAAAACGCGTAAGGATCATTATTGAGAAACCATTTGGTCATGACCTGGAAACGGCTAAAGAGCTTAACCAACTGCTGGCGAACATTTTTGATGAATGCCAGATTTATCGTATTGACCACTACCTGGGTAAAGAAACCGTTCAGAATATTATGGCTTTCCGTTTTGCCAACTCCATTATGGAGCCATTGTGGAACCGTAACTATATTGAGCACGTGCAAATTTCGGTTACTGAGCAATTGGGTGTTGAAGATCGTGGCGACTACTATGATGGATCCGGCGCTATGCGCGACATGATCCAGAACCACCTGCTGCAATTGCTGTGCCACGTAGCCATGGAACCGCCTGTTAGCTTTAATGCCGATGAAGTGCGCGACCGCAAGGTTGACGTATTAAAGGCAATGCGCAAGTTTACTCCCGAAGATGTACGTAATTCGGCCGTTAGGGGCCAATACGGCAGCGGTTGGATGAAAGGTAAAGAAGTTCCCGGATATAGGGAAGAGCCAAAAGTTAATCCTGACTCAAACACCGAAACTTTTGCCGCCATTAAATTCTTTGTTGATAACTGGCGCTGGCAGGGTGTTCCGTTTTACCTGCGTACAGGTAAACGTTTGCACCAACCCTCATCGGTTATTACCATTCAGTTTAAGGATGTACCGCATTTAGTATTCCCAACTGAATCGGCAGAAAGCTGGCAGCAAAACAGGCTTATCATCAGCATACAGCCCGAAATGAGCATCCGGTTGCAAGTACAGGCGAAACGTCCCGGAATTGATATGGTGCTAAATGCCGTTGATATGGTGTTTGATTATAAAGGTACTTATACCAATCAGGCTCCGGAAGCTTATGAAACGCTGATATTGGATACTATGCTGGGTGACCAGACCCTGTTTATGCGTGGCGACCAGGTAGAAGCTGCATGGGAATTGGTAATGCCTATATTGAATACCTGGCAAACTAAAAAGAGCCTTAATTTCCCTAACTATTCTGCCGACTCATGGGGCCCTGAATCTGCCGAAGCATTAATTGCCCGCGACGGATTTAACTGGTTTACCTTGCCGGTGAATAGTAAGAAACATTAATTTGAAGTGGTGAGTTTTGAGTGATGAGTTTTAGCAAGAAATTAAATAGAACCCATAACTTACCACTCACTACTCAAAACTGAAAAATATGAAATTGAATATTTTTAATACTGCCGATGAAGTGCTTACTGCATTGGCAGATTATTTTGTAAAGATTGCACAGGAGTCTATTAGTGCGCGTAGCAGGTTTACTGTGGCCCTTTCGGGTGGCAGTTCGCCAAAAAAGCTGTATGAACTGCTGGCATCAACATCTTATGCCGACCAATTGGATTGGACTAAGGTATTCTTCTTTTTTGGTGATGAGCGCAACGTGCCACAAGACCATAAAGACAGTAATTACCTGATGGCCAAAAAAGCGTTATTTGAGCCATTGCTGATAAGTCCGGCTAATGTTTTTGCGGTTGATACCACATTTGAGCCCGCGGAAGCTGCACAAAAATACGGGGAAATAATCGCTGCTTTTTTTGATGAAGACGAGCCAAGCTTTGACTTAGTATTGCTAGGCCTTGGTGATAACTCGCATACTGCGTCGTTATTTCCGCATACCCCGGTATTGCACGATACCAAACCCGGCGTAAAAGAAGTTTGGCTGGAAGATCAGCAAGTGTGGCGCATTACGCTGAATGCCCCTCTTATAAACGAGGCCCGTTACATCGCGTTCCTGGTTTATGGCGAAGGAAAAGCTATAGCTGTTCACCACATACTGGAAGATGCAGAGGACATTGACGAATACCCGGCCCAGCTTATTGACTCCATAACAGGAGAGGTAGAGTGGTTTTTAGACGAAGCCGCCGCTGCTAACCTGGAAGAACGGGAATAAAAAGAGGCTGATCTTAAAATTTTGAGACACATGTAATGTGTTTCTACGTTTGGTTAATGTAGAGGCACATCACATGTGTCTTTTTTATACCGAAAAGATCCGGCTGTCATGCTGAGCTCCGTCGAAGCATGGTGGGGCGGGCTTCTGCGCGCGACCCTTCGACAAGAATAACAAGTCATTTCCATGTCATTGCGAGGAACGAAGCAATCTCATTAGAACGGAGACGCTTGCAAGTACCACTTTGCCCGATAATTGTTAAACCGCACAAAAAAGTGTTAAAATGAGTGTTTTTTGAAAATTTTTCACTGTTTTTCTCCCGAAAACAACCGCTTTTAAGGCGAAATTTTGTTAAAAATGACACTTTTTTGTCAATGCTGTTGCATGTCATAGTTTGAATTTTGTAACTTTGATCATGGTGTCAGAAACCCTTGAGGAATTTTATAAGAATAAATTTGACTGGCTGCCCGATAACCTGCAGCAAAATATGGGTCATTTTAATGTTTTCAGGATTGAGGACTGTATAGGTCCGAATGCTAAAACAGTGACGTACAGTCGCAGGAGTTTCTACAAGATCAGCCTGATGCATGGTGATAACATTATACATTATGCCGATAAGAGCATTGAGCTTAGTGGCACGAGCCTGATGTTTTTTAGTCCGAATGTGCCTTATACGTTTGAACGCATGTCTGATGACCGTACAGGGTTCTTCTGCATATTTACCGAGGCCTTTTTTACAGAAAGGTTTAGAGGGGGCCTGAGCGAGTTGCCAATGTTTAGCCTGGGCGCCAAGCCAGTTTATGCCTTAAACAGTGAACAGAGCGATTATGTAAGCGGTTTATTTGTGAAAATGCTCAACGAAATCAACTCCGAATATGATTTTAAATATGAACTCATTCGCAATTATGTTACCGAGCTTGCCTATTATGCGCTGAAAACACAGCCATCAGAAAATGTGTACAAGCACCCTGATGCCAAATCAAGAATTACTTCCGTATTTACCGAACTGCTGGAGCGACAGTTTCCGATAGAAACTCCTGCCCAGCGTTTTGCGCTGCGGTCGGCTAATGACTTTGCACAGCGGCTGTCAGTACACGTAAACCACCTGAACCGGGCTATCCGCGAAACCACCGGTAAAACTACTACAGACCACATCGCCGAGCGGCTACTCAGCGAAGCCAAATCGCTCCTCAGGCATACCGACTGGAATATATCCGAGATTGGATATTGTCTTGGTTTTGAGGAGGCAACGCACTTCAATAATTTTTTCAAGAAGCAAACACAACAAACGCCATCTTCTTTCAGGAATGTTTGAGGTGGTTTGATTTAACGGAGCCAATTCGTTATATTTGTTATAAATCCCGTGTATTTTATTAATCCGGCCAAAAGCTAAAAGTGGTATAAATTCATAAAATGTTTGAATTTTGTAACCATTGGTTTGATTAGCGTAATGCATACCCCTCCTCCATACCTTAATTTTGTTCTATCAAATCAGAACAAATTATGGACAACAAAAAAGTATGGTTTATAACTGGTGCTTCCAAAGGTTTTGGACTCAGTTTAGTAAAGCAATTACTGGATGCTGGTCAGCTTGTTGCTGCCACCTCCAGAAATCAACAGGAGTTAATTAATGCAGTTAGCTCTACAAATAATAATTTTTTACCGTTACAAGTCGATCTTGTTAACGAAAGCAGTGTGTCACTGGCCCTGCAGCATACCCATGAAGCATTTGGCAAAATAGACGTAGTTATTAATAATGCCGGTTATGGTATTGGAGGCGCAATTGAAGAACTTAACGATGATGAAACCCGCCTGGCATTTGATGTAAACGTATTTGCAACGCTTAACGTAATCAGGCATGTGATGCCTTATCTGCGTAAACAGCGTTCAGGGCATATTATTAACATAGCATCAATAGCAGGTATCGCCCCTGGTTCGGGCTTTGCAATTTACAGCGCTGCCAAATTTGCTGTAGTGGGCTTATCAGAAGTGCTTGCCGCCGATGTAAAACCATTCGGTGTTAAAGTTACGGTAGTTGCTCCCGGCGCATTCAGAACCAGTTTCCTTTCGCCCGATTCACTGGCTATGACCTCGAATCCAATTGCCGAGTATGAGGATGTAAGAGCTTTGCATGCCAAATATTTAAAAATGGATGGCGAACAGGCTGGTGATCCGGAAAAGGCAGCTGAATCCATCATTAAAATTGCCGGCGAAGAGAATCCTCCATTGTACTTGCTATTAGGAGGCGATGCCTATAACCGGGCATTATCCAAGCTGGATACGCTGCATAACGAGATCCGCGAATGGCAGGATGTTACCTGCTCAACCGATTTTGAGTATGACGCGCAGCATAATTAAAATCAATTGTAGCTTTTATAACATCAAAAAAGCAAACGCATAGTGGAAAATATCAAGGATAAAGTTATCGTGATAACCGGGGCCAGCAGTGGTATAGGAGCTGCTGCGGCCCGTAAACTTGCCGGGCTGGGGGCCAAAGTAGTATTGGCGGCACGGAGGGAAGATCAACTACAGTCTTTGGTGAACGGGATGGGAGATAACGCCATGTATGTGGTAACGGATGTGAGCAAGCGTACCGACCTGGATAACCTTATTCAGCAGGCAATTAGCAGGTTTGGACATATCGATGTACTGTGGAACAACGCCGGCGTTATGCCCATCTCTTTTTTTGATGAAGGTCATGTGGACGAATGGGATAAAATGATCGACATTAATATTAAGGGCGTATTATATGGCATTAACGCGGTGTTACCACACATGCTTCAAAGAGGTCAGGGGCATATCCTGACTACCTCGTCTGTGGGTGGTTTAAAAACATCGCCGGGAATTGGAGTGTACAGCGGTACCAAGTTTGCTGTAAAGGCGATCATGGAAACCCTGCGCGAAGAAGTAGCCCAAACCATTAAAGTAACAACCGTTTATCCGGGTGCCACACAATCAGAACTGGGCCATGATATTACCAGTCCGAAGATTAAGGCGCTTTACGGAAACCTGAAAAGCATGCCTAAAATGGACGAAGAAGCTATTGCCGACGCGGTGATATATGCTATAAGTCAGCCGGGAAATATCACCGTAAACGAGCTGGTTTTAAGGCCGCTCGGGCAAACCCGGTAAATAAAAATAATCATCTACCTGAAAAACAAAAATAAAATGAGCAATCAAAAAGTTTGGTTTGTAACCGGTGCCTCTAAAGGATTAGGGCTCACCCTGGTAAAAAAATTATTAAACGAGGGTTACCGTGTAGCAGCAACCTCCAGAAACCTCAGCGACCTGAACAACGCTGTTGACAATCACAGCGAACAGTTTTTACCGCTGGCAGTAAATATTAAAAACGAAGACAGTGTGCAGGAAGCCGTTGAAAAAACCATCAGCACCTTTGGTAAAATTGATGTGGTGGTTAATAACGCAGGATATGGTCTGCTTGGCGGCCTTGAGGAGTTAACCGACCAGGAAGCACGCGATAACTTTGAAGTAAATGTGTTTGGTTCCTTAAACGTGATCCGCAAAACACTACCTTATCTGCGCGAACAGCAATCAGGCCACATCCTTAATATATCGTCGGTTGGGGGATTTACCGGAGGAGCACCAGGCGGCGGGATTTATTGTGCTACTAAATTCGCGGTTAATGGTTTTTCAGAGGCTTTGCATTCAGAAGTTAAACCCTTTGGCATAAAAGTAACCATTGTAATGCCCGGGTATTTCCGCACCAATTTCCTTTCTGAGGGATCGCTTGTAGTTCCTAAAAATCAGATAGCTGCCTATCAAAATGTGCGTGACACGGTAAACCGGCATCAGAATGATATGGACAAGCAACAGGCCGGCGATCCGGAAAAGGCGGCAGCGGTCATGATCAGGATAACCAATGAGTCAGAAGCCCCGCTCAATTTATTCCTGGGCGCGGATGCTTATGAGTTTGCACAACAGAAAATAGCTTTGGTTCAAAATGAACTGGAAGCATGGAAGGAACTAACGACATCAACAGGATTTTAAAATATGGAGAAAGATCAGCATATAGGCGTTTGGGTAACAAAAGATGGTTACATACGCCATGAGTTATTACCTAACGGTCGTTATGTTGAAGCTCGTGGTAATAAAAAAGGCGCTTACACAGGTTTTTATAACATAAGTGGTAAGCATATAGAATATTTAGACGATTCGGGTTTTGTAGCCGATGGTGATTTTGACGGTGACGTTTTTTATCACGCCGGTATGGTGCTGTATAAAGAATCGGCATAATCAGCATCACGCCTGGAGTGCTGCCGGATAAATAAAAATGTCTTTAATGTTGTAACTTACAGCATTAAAGACATTTGCTAATGGTATTGCGCTGCCTTTGTTTATTTATTTTGTGGATGAGCATTGTAGGCTCTTCCGCTCCAATATTTGCGCAAGAGCAGAATCATAAAATAATTTTTGCCAGTGATACGCAGGAGCCCCTGCTGGTTGAAAGAATAATCCGCAAAATAAATCATAATCAAAAAGCAACTAAACTCATCTTTCAGGATATTGTAGCTGCCCGGCCCTCAAGCTTATTTATACTTGGCGACGTAGTATCATTAGGCTGCCGGGATAGTAAGTGGAAAAGGATGGATGGGTATTTGAGCAGTTGCCGCCAGTATCATATACCGGTTTATGCCGTGCTTGGTAATCATGAATTAATGCTCAATGCAAAAAAGGGAGCTGCAAAATTCCAGGACAGGTTTCCAATGCATAGTTCAACAGGCTATATTGAAAAGATAGATTCTGTAGCCGTGGTTTTGCTAAATTCTAATTTCGGTAAAATGACGGCATTGGAAATAGAAAAACAGGATAACTGGTATAGGCACACCATTAATGAATTAGATCATGATGCTGCTATAAAATTTGTGATTGTTGGTTGCCACCATTCGCCTTTTACCAATAGCAGGGTAGTTGCACCATCAGTAAAAGTACAGCAGCAGTTTGTTCCCCTCTTTGTTAATTCAAAAAAGGGCATTCTTTTCCTCTCTGGCCACTCGCACAATTTTGAGCACTTTAATTTACAAGGCAAAAATTTTCTTGTAATAGGCGGCGGTGGCGGTCCGCATCAGCCCATACGCTCAGGTAAAGGTGTAATTCATGATATTGACAGTAATTATAAACCCATGTTTCATTACCTTGAGGTAAAAAGATGTCATGATTCACTGCAGGTTGTTTCGCGGCAATTGAAACTTGATTTCTCCGGGTTTACTGATGGAGCACCCTTTTACGTCCATCGCTTTCAATAAAAATAGCAGGATCATAATTGAGGCTCTATTAAATTGAAAAATTGATAATAATGGGTATCTGAATAAAAATCTTGCTTATAAAAGCGGGCTTTTTTTACCTTTATAGAAATCAAACACCAATTTTTATATGAGTTTTCAAGACCAGATCAGTTCGATATTTGTGGAGGAAAGCCAGATACCGGCCGAATTCCAAATAGAAGAAGTGCACCAGCGGGAATACCTTTGCAACGGCGAAATGAAACAGTGGATTGGGCCGGTAAGCGAAGTTTATTCACCTGTTTGTTTT
This window contains:
- the gndA gene encoding NADP-dependent phosphogluconate dehydrogenase; amino-acid sequence: MSATTDKYAFGMIGLGVMGRSLLLNMADHGFAVAGHDKDAAKVASLNEEAGDRAAKGFGDVKEFIQSLTTPRAIMMLVPAGKIVDAVIEELTPLLEKGDILIDGGNSHFTDTNRRVEELEAKGLHFFGMGVSGGEEGARRGPSMMPGGDKQAYNVMKPIFEAIAAKVDGVPCVTYIGPGASGHFVKMVHNGIEYGIMQLIAETYEILKKGLKLSNDEIGKIFAEWNEGRLQSFLLDITKDIFKYKAPGTDHLLLDDIKDEARAKGTGKWTSQVAMDLQAPIPTVDTSVAMRDLSKYKQLREKAAALYAKDPIALDVDKTEFVAALEQAFYFTMIISYAQGMHLLSNASAEYKYDLHLGEIAKIWRGGCIIRSKFLNDIFKAYEKNAGLEHLLLDTNVEALVQGTVPGIRTVLSKTIAAGIAAPGYTASLSYFDAFRSARMPSNLIQAQRDYFGAHTYELIGKEGTFHTQWAPVS
- the zwf gene encoding glucose-6-phosphate dehydrogenase, which translates into the protein MSTQTKSDPTIFIIFGGTGDLNSRKIAPALYNLFLDGWMPKQFSIIGTGRTKLTDEQFRENLYKDINQFSRSGKTDDKKWADFVKNIYYQVSDANDFETYKEFGKRIEKHNAEWKTKANVLFYLAVAPNFFPIIASNISKAKLADDKKRVRIIIEKPFGHDLETAKELNQLLANIFDECQIYRIDHYLGKETVQNIMAFRFANSIMEPLWNRNYIEHVQISVTEQLGVEDRGDYYDGSGAMRDMIQNHLLQLLCHVAMEPPVSFNADEVRDRKVDVLKAMRKFTPEDVRNSAVRGQYGSGWMKGKEVPGYREEPKVNPDSNTETFAAIKFFVDNWRWQGVPFYLRTGKRLHQPSSVITIQFKDVPHLVFPTESAESWQQNRLIISIQPEMSIRLQVQAKRPGIDMVLNAVDMVFDYKGTYTNQAPEAYETLILDTMLGDQTLFMRGDQVEAAWELVMPILNTWQTKKSLNFPNYSADSWGPESAEALIARDGFNWFTLPVNSKKH
- the pgl gene encoding 6-phosphogluconolactonase, translating into MKLNIFNTADEVLTALADYFVKIAQESISARSRFTVALSGGSSPKKLYELLASTSYADQLDWTKVFFFFGDERNVPQDHKDSNYLMAKKALFEPLLISPANVFAVDTTFEPAEAAQKYGEIIAAFFDEDEPSFDLVLLGLGDNSHTASLFPHTPVLHDTKPGVKEVWLEDQQVWRITLNAPLINEARYIAFLVYGEGKAIAVHHILEDAEDIDEYPAQLIDSITGEVEWFLDEAAAANLEERE
- a CDS encoding helix-turn-helix domain-containing protein, with product MVSETLEEFYKNKFDWLPDNLQQNMGHFNVFRIEDCIGPNAKTVTYSRRSFYKISLMHGDNIIHYADKSIELSGTSLMFFSPNVPYTFERMSDDRTGFFCIFTEAFFTERFRGGLSELPMFSLGAKPVYALNSEQSDYVSGLFVKMLNEINSEYDFKYELIRNYVTELAYYALKTQPSENVYKHPDAKSRITSVFTELLERQFPIETPAQRFALRSANDFAQRLSVHVNHLNRAIRETTGKTTTDHIAERLLSEAKSLLRHTDWNISEIGYCLGFEEATHFNNFFKKQTQQTPSSFRNV
- a CDS encoding oxidoreductase; translation: MDNKKVWFITGASKGFGLSLVKQLLDAGQLVAATSRNQQELINAVSSTNNNFLPLQVDLVNESSVSLALQHTHEAFGKIDVVINNAGYGIGGAIEELNDDETRLAFDVNVFATLNVIRHVMPYLRKQRSGHIINIASIAGIAPGSGFAIYSAAKFAVVGLSEVLAADVKPFGVKVTVVAPGAFRTSFLSPDSLAMTSNPIAEYEDVRALHAKYLKMDGEQAGDPEKAAESIIKIAGEENPPLYLLLGGDAYNRALSKLDTLHNEIREWQDVTCSTDFEYDAQHN
- a CDS encoding SDR family oxidoreductase, producing MENIKDKVIVITGASSGIGAAAARKLAGLGAKVVLAARREDQLQSLVNGMGDNAMYVVTDVSKRTDLDNLIQQAISRFGHIDVLWNNAGVMPISFFDEGHVDEWDKMIDINIKGVLYGINAVLPHMLQRGQGHILTTSSVGGLKTSPGIGVYSGTKFAVKAIMETLREEVAQTIKVTTVYPGATQSELGHDITSPKIKALYGNLKSMPKMDEEAIADAVIYAISQPGNITVNELVLRPLGQTR
- a CDS encoding SDR family oxidoreductase, producing the protein MSNQKVWFVTGASKGLGLTLVKKLLNEGYRVAATSRNLSDLNNAVDNHSEQFLPLAVNIKNEDSVQEAVEKTISTFGKIDVVVNNAGYGLLGGLEELTDQEARDNFEVNVFGSLNVIRKTLPYLREQQSGHILNISSVGGFTGGAPGGGIYCATKFAVNGFSEALHSEVKPFGIKVTIVMPGYFRTNFLSEGSLVVPKNQIAAYQNVRDTVNRHQNDMDKQQAGDPEKAAAVMIRITNESEAPLNLFLGADAYEFAQQKIALVQNELEAWKELTTSTGF
- a CDS encoding Atu4866 domain-containing protein, with the translated sequence MEKDQHIGVWVTKDGYIRHELLPNGRYVEARGNKKGAYTGFYNISGKHIEYLDDSGFVADGDFDGDVFYHAGMVLYKESA
- a CDS encoding metallophosphoesterase family protein; the encoded protein is MSIVGSSAPIFAQEQNHKIIFASDTQEPLLVERIIRKINHNQKATKLIFQDIVAARPSSLFILGDVVSLGCRDSKWKRMDGYLSSCRQYHIPVYAVLGNHELMLNAKKGAAKFQDRFPMHSSTGYIEKIDSVAVVLLNSNFGKMTALEIEKQDNWYRHTINELDHDAAIKFVIVGCHHSPFTNSRVVAPSVKVQQQFVPLFVNSKKGILFLSGHSHNFEHFNLQGKNFLVIGGGGGPHQPIRSGKGVIHDIDSNYKPMFHYLEVKRCHDSLQVVSRQLKLDFSGFTDGAPFYVHRFQ